From Candidatus Vondammii sp. HM_W22, one genomic window encodes:
- a CDS encoding RNA pyrophosphohydrolase, with protein MIDSEGYRPNVGIILCNHNRQLFWGRRVGQNAWQFPQGGINEDETPEQAMFRELEEEVGLKPNQVELVGVTGDWLKYRLPKRYLRHHCQPLCIGQKQRWFLLRVLCSETSFCLDRSPKPEFDDWRWVRYWHPLREVVYFKWRVYSRALEELAPLLFPKGTPVRSRANYLRQNRR; from the coding sequence TTGATTGATTCTGAAGGTTACAGACCTAACGTCGGCATTATTCTCTGCAATCATAATCGGCAGCTGTTTTGGGGGCGCCGGGTGGGGCAGAATGCCTGGCAATTCCCCCAGGGTGGTATAAATGAGGATGAGACGCCAGAGCAGGCGATGTTCAGGGAGTTGGAAGAGGAGGTTGGGCTCAAGCCAAACCAAGTGGAACTGGTGGGTGTGACCGGAGACTGGTTGAAATACCGGCTTCCAAAACGCTACCTCCGTCACCATTGCCAGCCACTCTGCATTGGCCAGAAACAGCGCTGGTTTCTGTTGCGGGTGCTCTGTAGTGAGACGAGCTTCTGCCTCGATCGCTCCCCCAAACCTGAGTTTGATGATTGGCGTTGGGTAAGGTACTGGCATCCTCTGCGTGAGGTGGTCTATTTCAAATGGAGGGTCTACAGTCGAGCGCTGGAGGAACTGGCACCATTACTGTTTCCCAAGGGCACCCCGGTGCGCTCACGTGCCAACTACCTGCGCCAAAATCGTCGCTGA
- a CDS encoding IS3 family transposase (programmed frameshift) — protein sequence MKKKRYREEQIIGAIKQHESGVKVDDICRQFGISTGCFYNWRSKYAGMDVSEAKRLKELESENNKLKKLLAEKMLEAEAMKDVLFKKVVKPADRKQIVSYLKSRFKLSERRACQLVGLSRTAFRYVTQWGKDEPLRKRLLELAKKHPSYGYLFLHGLLRGEGLVKNKKRTYRVYNEEGLQVRTKKRKKIIRPRMPTIMPIGKNIRWSMDFVSDQLANGRRFRVFNVIDDYSREVIGQLSDFSINGHQVARFLTQVIELRSAPDQIICDNDTEFTSKAMFYWQKESGVKLGFIQPGKPTQNAFVESLNGKFRNECLNQHWFRSIDDARHEIDQWREHYNHVRPHSALNYLSPVAFMNRAA from the exons ATGAAGAAGAAGCGTTACAGAGAAGAGCAAATTATTGGTGCCATCAAGCAGCATGAGTCAGGGGTAAAAGTTGATGACATTTGTCGTCAGTTCGGCATTTCAACCGGGTGCTTTTATAACTGGCGAAGCAAATACGCCGGGATGGATGTCTCAGAAGCCAAACGGCTCAAAGAGCTTGAAAGCGAAAATAACAAGCTTAAGAAGTTACTTGCCGAGAAAATGCTTGAAGCTGAGGCGATGAAGGATGTGCTCT TCAAAAAAGTGGTAAAGCCTGCTGATAGAAAACAAATCGTGAGCTACCTTAAGTCGCGGTTCAAATTAAGTGAGCGTAGAGCTTGCCAATTAGTAGGCTTAAGTAGAACCGCTTTTCGGTACGTTACTCAATGGGGAAAAGATGAGCCTCTACGCAAACGGTTACTTGAGCTGGCAAAAAAGCATCCGAGTTATGGTTATTTGTTTTTACATGGCCTCCTGAGAGGAGAGGGGCTTGTGAAAAACAAGAAGCGGACCTACCGAGTCTATAACGAAGAAGGTCTTCAAGTGAGGACTAAAAAACGCAAGAAGATAATACGACCAAGAATGCCAACGATTATGCCCATTGGTAAAAATATACGCTGGTCAATGGATTTTGTCAGTGATCAGTTGGCTAATGGTCGCCGCTTTCGAGTATTTAATGTGATTGATGATTACTCAAGAGAAGTTATTGGCCAGCTCTCTGACTTCTCGATCAATGGTCACCAGGTCGCTCGTTTTTTAACTCAGGTGATTGAGCTAAGGAGCGCTCCGGATCAAATAATCTGCGACAACGATACTGAGTTTACTAGCAAGGCGATGTTCTACTGGCAAAAAGAAAGTGGCGTTAAGCTAGGTTTTATTCAGCCAGGTAAGCCTACTCAGAATGCGTTTGTAGAAAGCTTAAACGGTAAATTCAGAAATGAATGCTTAAATCAGCATTGGTTCAGGTCCATTGATGACGCTAGACATGAAATTGATCAATGGCGAGAGCACTACAATCACGTGCGGCCTCATAGCGCATTAAATTATTTGTCACCTGTGGCCTTTATGAATAGGGCCGCTTAG
- a CDS encoding HAD family hydrolase yields the protein MALAIFDLDNTLLAGDSDYLWGVFLAEKGVVDGNYYERENERFYQEYKEGRLDIFEFLRFSLKPLQENSLKKLENLRKEFLKKRIEPIMLPAAIALVEKHRQAGDVLMIITATNAFVTTPIAQAFGIDHLIATDPEVVDGGYTGEVAGIPSFQEGKTERLKQWMERENQTLEGSSFYSDSHNDIPLLEQVDNPVAVDPDEALIKAAKQKAWSIISLRG from the coding sequence TTGGCACTGGCCATTTTTGACCTGGATAACACGCTGCTTGCCGGAGATTCCGACTATCTTTGGGGGGTTTTCCTTGCCGAGAAGGGCGTGGTGGACGGCAACTATTACGAGCGGGAAAACGAGCGCTTCTACCAAGAGTACAAGGAGGGCCGCCTGGATATTTTTGAGTTCCTGCGTTTTTCGCTCAAGCCGCTTCAGGAAAACAGCCTGAAAAAACTGGAAAATCTGCGAAAAGAGTTCCTAAAGAAGAGAATCGAACCGATCATGCTGCCTGCTGCCATCGCCCTGGTGGAAAAACACCGTCAGGCGGGTGATGTCCTGATGATCATCACCGCAACCAATGCGTTTGTTACAACCCCCATTGCCCAGGCATTCGGTATCGACCACCTGATTGCCACCGACCCCGAAGTTGTGGATGGCGGCTATACAGGGGAAGTCGCCGGCATACCCAGCTTTCAGGAGGGGAAGACAGAGCGTTTGAAACAGTGGATGGAGAGAGAGAATCAGACACTGGAAGGCAGCAGCTTTTATAGCGACTCCCATAATGACATCCCGCTCCTGGAGCAGGTTGACAATCCGGTCGCCGTCGACCCGGATGAAGCACTGATAAAGGCAGCCAAACAGAAGGCCTGGTCTATAATCAGCCTGCGAGGCTAA
- the ptsP gene encoding phosphoenolpyruvate--protein phosphotransferase, translating to MLETLHRIVKKVNRAPDLGEALTIIVEQVKQAIDADVCSVYLTDFKQRCHVLRATKGLRPEAVGKVSLPLHRGLIGLVCERAEPLNLDDATNHPHYLRVSATGETHYHGFLGAPIIQNRKVLGVLVVRQQEPRQFDDDEVTFLFTLAAQLAGAITHARASGELDSGHTTNGGADRFLRGRPSASGVAIGSVVVAYQQADLEAVPDRPVEDPEEEIAAFRAAVAKVEVELKRLQANLDKRLPAEDRALFDALLLMLGGDTLISQTIERIQQGEWVQTALHHTTEVHAKIFDDMEDVYLRERASDIRDLGRRILMHLQSDKPREVIYPEQTILVGEDVSATQLAEVPRERLAGIVSATGTGSSHVAILARGMGVPAVMGVKDLPVNRVEGREVIIDGYHGRVYLSPTGSVRNEYQRLAKEERELSRELDRLRGQPAEMTDGVKVPLYLNTGLVSEMSSLGIAESEGIGLYRTEFLFMARDRFPGETTQTAAYGKVLETFAPRPVTLRTLDIGGDKPLPYFPVEEPNPFLGWRGIRISLDHPEIFLTQIRAMLKAAIGTDNLQIMLPMISSVTEVDELLLLIQRAHDELEDEGAAVTMPKVGVMIEVPAAVYQIEEIARRVDFLSVGSNDLTQYLLAVDRNNPMVAELYNEMHPSVLRALVQIVKGAAVYNRPVSVCGEMAGDPLASVLLLGMGVDSLSMSAASLLKVKWVVRSFSRSRARHLLKAALRLEDAGKVRELMENAFEDMGLSGLVRPGK from the coding sequence ATGCTTGAGACGCTGCACCGCATTGTCAAGAAAGTAAATAGAGCGCCTGACCTGGGTGAGGCACTTACTATCATCGTGGAACAGGTGAAGCAGGCAATCGATGCAGATGTCTGCTCTGTCTATCTGACCGATTTCAAACAGCGTTGCCATGTTCTGCGTGCTACCAAAGGCCTGCGGCCAGAGGCGGTGGGCAAGGTAAGCCTCCCTCTGCACCGGGGCCTGATCGGCCTGGTATGTGAGCGGGCGGAACCCCTTAATCTGGACGATGCCACCAACCACCCCCACTATCTCCGTGTCAGCGCGACGGGAGAAACCCACTACCACGGGTTTCTCGGAGCGCCGATTATCCAGAATCGAAAGGTGTTGGGTGTGCTGGTGGTACGCCAACAGGAGCCTCGTCAATTCGACGATGATGAAGTTACCTTTCTCTTTACCCTGGCGGCCCAGCTGGCGGGTGCCATAACCCATGCACGGGCGAGTGGTGAACTGGACAGCGGACACACTACCAACGGAGGGGCGGATCGTTTTCTCCGGGGACGCCCCAGTGCCTCAGGTGTTGCCATCGGCTCAGTGGTGGTGGCTTACCAGCAGGCTGATCTGGAAGCAGTGCCGGACAGACCTGTGGAAGATCCTGAAGAGGAGATTGCTGCTTTCCGTGCTGCAGTTGCCAAAGTGGAAGTGGAGCTGAAGCGGCTTCAGGCGAATCTGGATAAGCGATTGCCTGCGGAAGATCGCGCCCTGTTCGATGCCTTGCTGCTGATGCTGGGTGGCGACACCCTGATAAGCCAGACCATAGAGCGTATTCAGCAGGGAGAGTGGGTACAGACGGCGTTGCACCATACAACAGAAGTACACGCAAAAATATTTGATGATATGGAAGATGTCTATCTGCGGGAGCGTGCCTCCGATATTCGGGATCTGGGACGGCGGATTCTGATGCATCTGCAGAGTGACAAGCCCCGGGAAGTCATCTATCCCGAGCAGACCATCCTGGTGGGTGAGGATGTGAGTGCAACCCAGTTGGCAGAAGTTCCGAGAGAGCGGTTGGCCGGGATCGTTTCCGCAACCGGGACCGGTTCATCCCATGTGGCCATTCTGGCCCGGGGTATGGGGGTTCCTGCGGTCATGGGAGTGAAGGATCTTCCGGTGAACCGTGTCGAAGGGCGTGAAGTCATTATCGATGGCTATCATGGCAGGGTTTATCTCTCTCCTACGGGTTCTGTTCGGAATGAGTATCAGCGGCTGGCGAAAGAGGAGCGTGAGCTGTCGCGTGAGCTGGATAGGTTGCGCGGTCAGCCGGCGGAGATGACTGACGGCGTTAAAGTACCGCTCTATCTCAACACCGGCCTGGTCTCTGAGATGAGCTCTCTGGGTATCGCAGAATCAGAAGGTATAGGTCTTTACCGCACAGAATTTCTGTTTATGGCCCGTGACCGCTTCCCGGGAGAAACGACCCAGACGGCAGCCTACGGTAAAGTGCTGGAGACCTTTGCTCCCCGCCCCGTAACCTTGCGTACCCTCGATATCGGTGGTGACAAACCGCTGCCCTATTTTCCTGTGGAGGAGCCCAACCCTTTCCTCGGCTGGCGTGGTATTCGTATATCCCTTGATCACCCGGAGATCTTCCTTACCCAGATCCGTGCCATGCTGAAAGCGGCTATCGGCACGGATAATCTACAGATTATGCTGCCAATGATCAGCTCGGTTACCGAAGTGGATGAACTGCTGCTGCTGATTCAGCGGGCTCATGATGAGTTGGAAGATGAGGGAGCTGCCGTGACCATGCCCAAGGTGGGTGTGATGATCGAGGTGCCTGCTGCGGTTTATCAGATAGAGGAGATCGCCCGCCGGGTCGATTTTCTCTCAGTAGGCAGCAATGACCTGACGCAGTATCTACTGGCGGTCGATCGCAACAATCCCATGGTTGCTGAACTCTATAACGAAATGCACCCTTCCGTGTTGAGAGCTTTGGTGCAGATTGTCAAAGGTGCGGCCGTCTACAATCGGCCGGTGAGTGTCTGCGGTGAAATGGCTGGCGATCCGCTGGCTTCGGTACTGTTGCTTGGTATGGGAGTGGACAGCCTCAGCATGAGCGCTGCCAGTCTGCTCAAAGTCAAGTGGGTGGTGCGCAGTTTCAGCCGCTCCCGGGCACGCCATCTGCTGAAGGCTGCGCTTAGACTGGAAGATGCTGGTAAGGTCCGTGAGCTGATGGAGAATGCATTTGAGGATATGGGGCTGAGCGGGCTGGTTAGGCCGGGTAAATAA